One Gossypium hirsutum isolate 1008001.06 chromosome A11, Gossypium_hirsutum_v2.1, whole genome shotgun sequence genomic window carries:
- the LOC107924181 gene encoding putative pentatricopeptide repeat-containing protein At1g02420, translated as MIIRVPLPQLSVSRYVSRFSFLPFKFFCSDPNPPLNNDVDTVYRVITSSTSSKHLTQSLKSTGVFLSNDLIDKVLKRVRFSHGNPLQAFEFFNYTGKRKGFYHTAFSLDTMLYVLGRSRRFDKIWEVLIDIKRKDPSLISPRTMQVVLARIAKVCSVRETVENFWKFKKLVSEFDIYCFNALLRTLCQEKSMKDARNVYHSLKHDFRPNLQTFNILLSGWKSSEEAEGFFEEMKELGVKPDVVSYNCLVDVYCKGREMDKAYRVVEKMRDEELWPDVITYTSIIGGLGLVGQPDKARDVLKEMKEHGCYPDVATYNAAIRNYTIAKRLGDAYSLMDEMDSKGLSPNARTYNLFFRVFYWLNDLSCSWSLYQRMMYSGCLPNTQSCMFLIRLFRKHEQVEMALQLWKDMVEKGFGSYTLVSDVLFDLLCDMGKLVEAEKCFLEMIEKGHKPSNVSFKRIKVLMELANKHEAIKNLIEKMSVFGSSIQLSGGAQNHTETLDLDSLSVNHVRTN; from the coding sequence ATGATAATTCGAGTCCCTCTCCCTCAGCTATCTGTTTCAAGGTACGTTTCACGATTCTCGTTTCTTCCCTTTAAATTCTTCTGCTCTGATCCCAACCCTCCCCTAAACAACGACGTCGATACCGTCTATCGCGTAATAACTTCCTCCACCTCTTCAAAACACTTGACCCAATCCTTAAAATCAACTGGGGTTTTTCTCTCTAATGATTTGATCGATAAAGTGCTAAAAAGGGTCAGGTTTAGCCATGGGAATCCTTTGCAAGCTTTTGAGTTCTTTAACTATACtggaaaaagaaaagggttttatCACACCGCATTTTCTTTGGATACTATGCTTTATGTTCTGGGTAGGAGCCGCAGATTTGATAAAATTTGGGAGGTTTTAATTGATATTAAGAGAAAAGATCCGTCTTTGATAAGCCCTAGAACTATGCAAGTCGTTTTAGCTAGAATTGCAAAGGTTTGTTCTGTTAGAGAGACGGTAGAGAATTTCTGGAAGTTTAAGAAGCTTGTTTCTGAATTcgatatatattgttttaatgcATTATTAAGGACGTTGTGCCAAGAGAAAAGTATGAAGGACGCTAGGAATGTTTATCATAGTTTAAAGCATGATTTTAGGCCAAATTTGCAGACTTTTAATATACTTTTGTCTGGTTGGAAGTCCTCAGAGGAAGCCGAGGGTTTCTTCGAGGAAATGAAGGAATTGGGTGTTAAACCAGATGTTGTTTCATATAATTGTTTGGTTGATGTGTACTGCAAGGGTAGAGAAATGGATAAAGCATACAGGGTGGTTGAGAAGATGAGAGATGAGGAACTTTGGCCTGATGTGATCACATATACGAGCATTATTGGGGGCTTAGGACTGGTTGGTCAGCCCGACAAAGCTAGAGACGTTTTGAAGGAAATGAAGGAGCACGGATGTTACCCAGATGTTGCAACCTATAATGCTGCGATTAGAAATTATACCATTGCGAAGAGGCTGGGTGATGCTTATAGTTTGATGGATGAAATGGATAGCAAGGGTTTGAGTCCCAATGCAAGAACTTACAATCTGTTCTTTAGGGTCTTTTATTGGTTGAACGATTTGAGTTGCTCGTGGAGTTTGTATCAGAGGATGATGTATTCTGGGTGCCTGCCTAATACACAATCTTGTATGTTTCTGATTAGGTTGTTTAGAAAGCATGAACAAGTGGAGATGGCACTGCAGTTGTGGAAGGACATGGTGGAGAAGGGTTTTGGGTCTTATACTTTGGTATCTGATGTGTTGTTTGATCTGCTTTGTGATATGGGGAAGCTGGTAGAAGCGGAGAAATGCTTCTTGGAGATGATAGAAAAGGGTCACAAGCCTAGCAATGTTTCTTTCAAGAGGATCAAGGTGCTCATGGAATTGGCAAACAAGCATGAGGCTATTAAGAACTTGATAGAAAAGATGTCTGTTTTTGGGTCTTCAATCCAACTCTCTGGAGGTGCTCAGAATCATACAGAAACATTAGATTTAGATTCACTTAGTGTTAATCATGTCAGAACTAACTAA
- the LOC107923074 gene encoding GDSL esterase/lipase At1g09390 produces the protein MIEVKENASKLDMGVVKEGRYPLVPFFTLYMILFLYLPLLPHSVHCQCTKTPIIFNFGDSNSDTGGYADGVGLNFAPPNGRTYFHQPARRLSDGRLMIDFLCESLNTDYLTPYLNSLGPNFTNGVNFAIIGSATLPRYVPFSLFVQVSQFLRFRSRSPALMLNGYKDLVGNEDFENALYTIDIGQNDLAASFDNLTYSQVIERIPSFITEIKNAIWNIYEKGGKKFWVHNTGPLGCLPQKLALLARNATELDEHGCLQPLNNAAKTFNAQLRVLCEQLRRELINVTIVYVDIYSIKYDLIANASNYGFESPLMACCGNGGPPYNYNANINCGRTGYTVCHEGSKFISWDGVHYTEAANAIFTSKILSTHYSTPQLSFNFFCNNM, from the exons ATGATTGAAGTCAAAGAAAACGCAAGCAAGCTAGATATGGGAGTCGTAAAGGAAGGACGTTATCCTCTGGTTCCCTTTTTCACACTTTATATGATTCTTTTCCTCTATCTCCCGCTACTTCCCCATTCAGTCCACTGCCAGTGTACCAAAACCCCCATTATCTTCAACTTTGGCGACTCGAACTCTGACACCGGTGGCTATGCAGATGGTGTAGGACTCAACTTTGCACCTCCCAACGGCCGTACCTATTTCCATCAACCAGCTCGTCGTTTATCCGATGGCCGATTGATGATTGATTTCCTCT GTGAAAGCTTGAATACTGATTATTTGACTCCATATCTGAATTCTTTGGGACCAAATTTTACAAACGGCGTCAACTTTGCAATTATTGGGTCAGCCACTCTGCCTAGATATGTCCCTTTTAGTTTGTTCGTCCAAGTTTCTCAGTTTCTTCGATTCCGCTCTCGCTCCCCGGCACTCATGTTGAACG GTTACAAAGATTTGGTTGGTAACGAGGACTTCGAAAATGCACTTTATACAATTGATATTGGACAGAATGATTTAGCTGCATCATTTGATAACCTTACCTATTCACAAGTCATTGAGAGAATCCCTTCTTTCATCACTGAAATcaaaaatgctatttgg AATATATATGAGAAGGGAGGGAAGAAATTCTGGGTACACAACACTGGCCCACTCGGATGTTTGCCCCAAAAACTTGCTTTGCTTGCCCGAAACGCCACTGAACTTGATGAGCATGGCTGCCTTCAGCCTCTCAACAATGCTGCGAAAACATTTAACGCACAATTGCGTGTCTTATGTGAACAACTGAGACGTGAACTGATTAATGTCACCATTGTCTATGTCGACATATATTCCATCAAGTATGATCTCATTGCCAATGCCTCTAATTACG GCTTTGAAAGTCCATTAATGGCATGTTGTGGCAATGGGGGGCCGCCATACAACTACAACGCCAACATCAATTGTGGCCGAACTGGTTACACTGTCTGCCATGAAGGATCCAAGTTCATAAGCTGGGATGGAGTTCACTACACGGAAGCGGCCAACGCCATTTTCACTTCCAAAATTCTTTCTACTCATTACTCCACTCCTCAACTTAGCTTCAACTTCTTCTGTAACAATATGTGA
- the LOC107923820 gene encoding pectinesterase inhibitor 5 produces MASFFSCTATIFLTISSFSINGCNAYGALIEGICKQSQDYKYCMSVVGNDPRAAAADLHRLALLSIQVKAIQIQDTLDQISRIHPNLKDPLALRPLRQCKSDYDEAYTNLQSSFSSTSKTAYMDAVNFMGIATNKVIDCHNGFRRNGPIATSPIDADDMKVFKLSEIFLLAVDRLIPKKL; encoded by the coding sequence ATGGCTTCCTTCTTCTCTTGTACGGCCACAATATTCCTAACCATTTCCTCTTTTTCCATCAATGGTTGCAATGCTTATGGTGCCTTAATTGAAGGTATCTGCAAACAGTCCCAAGACTACAAATATTGCATGTCAGTTGTGGGCAATGACCCTCGCGCAGCCGCAGCAGACTTGCATCGCCTTGCTTTGCTTTCTATTCAAGTTAAGGCGATTCAAATTCAGGACACCCTCGATCAAATCTCCAGAATTCATCCCAACTTGAAAGACCCACTCGCACTGCGTCCACTTCGCCAATGCAAATCCGATTACGACGAGGCTTATACAAATTTGCAGAGCAGCTTCAGCTCCACTTCTAAAACTGCTTATATGGACGCCGTCAACTTCATGGGAATTGCAACTAACAAAGTCATTGATTGTCATAATGGATTTCGGAGGAATGGTCCTATTGCCACATCACCAATTGACGCGGATGATATGAAAGTCTTTAAATTATCAGAGATTTTCTTGTTAGCCGTTGACCGTCTTATTCCTAAGAAATTGTAG
- the LOC107924183 gene encoding uncharacterized protein, giving the protein MAAGQGEEFVYRISTAEEWEALQKNGSVFGGDLDKSSGFIHLSSLHQVSLSPSMKPTLQNFFSNVKLDLYLLQIDAKKLGDGLIYEVVDGSNSFPHFYGPSRSFAPLPLDAVTKAEKLSVVDGQFSCSLLN; this is encoded by the exons ATGGCCGCAGGTCAAGGGGAAGAATTCGTCTACAGAATTAGCACTGCTGAGGAATGGGAAGCATTGCAAAAGAATGGATCTGTTTTTGGCGGTGACTTAGACAAATCCTCTGGTTTCATTCACCTCAGCTCCCTTCATCAGGTCTCCCTCTCTCCCTCCA TGAAGCCGACACTGCAGAATTTTTTCTCCAACGTCAAGCTGGATTTGTACCTTCTTCAAATTGACGCTAAGAAG CTTGGAGATGGATTGATATATGAAGTTGTAGATGGTTCCAACAGCTTCCCGCACTTCTATGGCCCATCTCGAAGCTTTGCTCCTCTTCCATTAGATGCAGTTACAAAAGCTGAGAAGCTATCGGTAGTAGATGGCCAATTCAGCTGCAGTTTACTGAATTAG
- the LOC107924182 gene encoding ADP-ribosylation factor yields the protein MGLSFTKLFSRLFAKKEMRILMVGLDAAGKTTILYKLKLGEIVTTIPTIGFNVETVEYKNISFTVWDVGGQDKIRPLWRHYFQNTQGLIFVVDSNDRDRVVEARDELHRMLNEDELRDAVLLVFANKQDLPNAMNAAEITDKLGLHSLRQRHWYIQSTCATSGEGLYEGLDWLSNNIANKA from the exons ATGGGGTTGTCTTTCACAAAGCTATTCAGCCGGCTTTTCGCCAAGAAGGAGATGCGTATACTGATGGTTGGGCTTGATGCTGCTGGTAAAACCACCATTCTTTACAAGCTTAAGTTGGGAGAGATTGTCACTACCATTCCTACCATCG GTTTCAATGTTGAGACCGTGGAATACAAGAACATCAGCTTCACGGTTTGGGATGTTGGTGGCCAGGACAAG ATCCGACCATTGTGGAGACATTACTTCCAAAACACACAAGGACTTATTTTTGTGGTTGATAGCAACGATCGTGATCGTGTGGTTGAAGCTAGAGATGAGTTGCACAGGATGTTGAATGAG GATGAGTTGAGGGATGCTGTCCTGCTAGTATTTGCAAACAAGCAAGATCTTCCAAATGCTATGAATGCTGCTGAGATTACTGACAAGCTTGGCCTTCATTCTCTCCGCCAACGGCACTG GTACATCCAGAGCACATGTGCCACTTCTGGTGAAGGCTTGTATGAGGGACTGGACTGGCTTTCGAACAACATTGCAAACAAG GCATAG